The Glycine soja cultivar W05 chromosome 4, ASM419377v2, whole genome shotgun sequence genomic sequence aaattacaaacCATGACCTAATTGATTGTTTTAAATTGatgcataatttactttatttcaacaaaaataggcaTATGAATAAGTTAAGTCTGCGACCAGGGAATGCCTCtatgtatggattccttgagtCACAACCCATATAAAGATATGGGCAATCacagtttgaatttgaatttgatgattatattaagaaatggatGTAGAGTTCATAAAAAGATgtctacctaggagcctactttAATGAGTAAGtaaaactgaaaagaaaaaaaaacaaatataaataatgtatgcattataataacttaatgttcTCAAATGCAGTGGGCATTAGCAACTGGTGGTTATATGTCCTAAGGACAATGTTGTCGcctggttttgttccttgcacaataaGTCCGACAACTACTTGAATGGAATGGTTAACAAGTCAGTTTTAATTTGTAACACATTTACTTTATCATTAGTatttgacatcaatattttaattgtacaatatacatgcatgtttctcttaatcAGTGCTTTGAAGGGATTCAACGATAAACACAGAAGTAAATTCAAGGCAACTTTTAAATGGATTCCaattaaagtaagtcatttaaacaatgtttgttcacttcaaaatgacattttattacTTTGTACACTAATTTTGGAATAACTTTGAACATcatattgaatttagtgtaataagcaAAAAGGGAACACCAAGTGcggctattatgtcatgcattaGATGTGAACCATAGTCCTAGGAAGTTTCGAGGATAATTGAGAAATGGTAATTCTTTACTTTATAACTAATTTCAtttgttataattgttattattcacattgattagttttgttttattatatcatgtagaattttatttatttaagaccATTAGAACCAGAGGGAATAAAGAAAATTTGCATTGAGAGTACAAAATGCTTACTAAGAGTTAAAAATGAAGCACTAAGTAATGTTTAAgaaattttacaattattaGACTTATGTTTAGCTTAGGTTATAGATGATTTCATGTATTGAGATTATTGTTTCACCACTTCTAGTGTTTCTTATTTGacaatatttattcaataataatttgaatataatatattattttgtctaGATTGGTTCTAGattggttttgtttttaatttgcaggtttggataatattaacaaaatagacaaaataattaaaaaatgcaaaaaaaaacatcgaTTTTGgtcaaaactgatgttgtaataacatcggtttttttcaaaacaaatgtTGTTTTTGCATCTTATTTTTGGTCTATTTTCTACTATACCACATCGGTTTTAGAGAGAACCAATGTTGTATGTTGGatttcaacattggtttttcataATAGATGTTAAAAATGATACTTTTAATGACGataattttaacatcggttcaaaactgatgttgaatgtccataaaaaatgatattgaaagtctattttctagtagtgaatgTAACACATACATGAGAAAGTGAAGGTTAAAAAAAGGGACTTAAATAAGAGTGGGGTAAGATAATGGGAgtgggagagagagaaaagagaggtaAATAGTAGGTATTTTTGGTCTTTTGAATAGTTTGTACTATAAATAAAACATTGTCACATGACTAACAGGGTAATAAATAATGAagattttgttttgtccatCAACATTTAAGTTACCCTGTCTCATgatgttttttaaaatcaaacatgAAATATCTAGAATTGTCTTATCTTGTCCCCCAAAATTTTGCGAATCAAACGGACCCTTAGGGTAAGAACATTAAATTTGAGTTCCTACGGAATCTTTGTTCTCACCACTTAGCCAAGTTAGAAATTATTAAAGGAATTAGATGTACTAATTTAAGTAAAAGGATCTTTTTACCCATGAAATTAGACAATAAAAAGGCATAATTACTCCATAGATCCTCAAACtatttgacaatttttaattaggtccttgaattattattttttaattaagtccttgaacttgtatttattttctaattcagaCCTTATTTCTAACTATTgttatagaaaattaattatctaAGTCAACTGTGTGAGTTTACAACAAGGTTATTGCATGATGATGCCTAAAGGGTTTGTGAAATAATACTTAAGTTGAGTAGGCCTACAAAGGTGAGAATGTCGGTTGAAGAACCTGGTTAAAAGTACTAGTTTCAGAACCTACAAAAGTGAGAATACTTGTATGAAAAGGTGAGAGTATTGACCTAAAAATGTAAGAATACTCATTGTAAACTTGTAAAGGTCACAATACAAGATTCAAGGACTAATTATGTCCTTATGGTTAATTTTCCAGTGATAATTAgacaaaaatatcaattaaaaaataaatacgagTTTAAGGATTCTAAACCTAATTAAAAACTGTCAAATAGTTCAGGacctacaaattaatttaacctaataaaaataagtaaatttgaattacaAATACATATTGattagattttattatattgaGTTGTTGTATACTACATAGGATGAAGAGGACGGAAATTCATAGACCAGATATCTTTAGatgatcatattttttttctccatgaaTTTCGGGTTGTTTTACATtagttttaatcattttttgatTTGGTCAAATAATTTGATGTGAGCCTACATAGGATCCATTTTCCTTAAAAATGTGCTCAAAAACACAATACTAGATTGAGTAGTCTACCATCAAGAGTTCCATAGTAATCATCCTTTTTTCCTCGTCATCTCCTAAAGAAAGCAAGGTCTCCAAATATCTCAAGAGTTGGACTTGGTCCTCTATAAAATCCTACTGGCTCACTTTCATATGAAAAGAAATGTACCTTGATCTATGAACACCCTCCAATATGATGACCTTGATAACTATTAAGGTAGAGGACATTTTAAATTCCCAAGTCCTGCTCAGAAAGGTTgtaagtttttagtttttaaatataatttttaaattataatgcgTTCGATAAAAATGAAGTTGAATTGGTTTTTAACTCAATTCCAAAACAAATTTACATTTATTACAAAACTAAGAAACAATGTTTTGTGAAtttggtttttagttttaaaaaacacattctaaCAACCATCATCGTCGCTGCCTCCACCACCGCAACCATCACCAccattccaccaccaccacacctTGTTGCCACctacaccaccaccacctccacaaCCATTCCACCACCGCCACCAGGACAACCATTCCTCCACTACCACCACCACAACTATCACCTCCACCATTCCACCACCATTACCACCGTCACTTCCACAACCACCATTGTCACTGTCTACATTTCGATGCCTCCATCCTCATTGTTGTCGCTGCTACTACTATTTCACctcaccaccattgtcaccaccaccaccaccgccaatgttgccaccaccaccaccattatTCCACTACTACCACCACCTCCATCGTTATTGTTGTAGTCGTTGTCATTatttcaccccccccccccataattttaaaaattgaatgggTGATTGATGAGGTCAAGGAATTTGGCCACTTGGTCAATGGTTGAACCAGCATTCACTAATTGACCCGCATGACCCGatctttattagaaaaaattaaaatttatatctaaCCTTAATTGACTCACATGACCCAACACATTTCCTCTCTTGGCTTGACCTTGCTCAGGTTAGTGCATGGTTGGTTCGATAGGTAACTCGACCTTGCCAGACCTTTAGATCATGGTCTGACCTGGTAAGTTTGGGTTTTTAAAACTGGCATCACTACTCCACTGCTACTATCGTCACCATCACCAATCCACCACCATAGCCAGCATCATTGTTGCCACAATTCCACCCCTACCACAATTGTCACTGTCACCACCATTAGTGTCATTCTTGTCACCATCACCACTCCCACCCCTCTACCTTTGCCACCGCCATTATTTCATAGTAGAGCGAGATAAGATAAAATGGTTAAATcgttttatttatctttaatttgtaacatctttttaaaaactaaaaataaagaataaatgaaaaCTCAACTCAAAACTAAAACTGattttgagttttaaaaatttcaaaatgagaaaCCACCTCGAGTAGGATCTAAGTGTTTtgattaaacaaaaaaacaaacttttataagataataagtgttttcataaaagaaacaaaggaaataaGTCTAATAGGACAAACAAGACCATGCACATTTTTATAAGATAGAAGAAAACATTTGTCTTAGTAAGACGATCACAATAAACAGTGTTTCATTATATGAATAGtcttatgaaatatatattcatAGTCTTATCTTGTAGGAACAAAGGTGACTTCTACCGCGAAGTAGTGAAGTTACTCCCTCACTAGTGAGGAAGTGTTTGTTACCATTGgatatattgataaaatattaaatggttGGGATTAGAGAAGGGCAACTTGGTCAATAGGTTATTTTAatggatttaaattttttgtgataaattattttcttttttttagtttcgtGTATTGTAGTGCCTTCTTGAACAACCTTTCACTTCAGCCTCTATATCTAGAGACGGTCTTTTTCTTCACCTCTCTTTTCCTGTTTTcctctttcttcctcttttcctctctttctctttctcgaTGCCAACATCATCATCTCTATCCCCTTTATTcaccaaaaacataaaaatgcatACCAAAAAcacaaggaaaacaaaataaaatcaaatctcaaATCTAGAAGCTCCCACAAATAGTTGTTGTATGTCCTCTAGATGCAAATCCGCTATCATTGCGGAGCAAGCGTCATTGTCGCAGGAGAAATATAGGAAAGAGAGGAGAGCACGAAGGGGAGAGAAAAGGAGAACAAGAAAGAGGGAAAGAGGGCATGATGATGGTGGTCGTGTAAACGGTAGTGTCGCTGCTAGGGTCAAGTGACACAGAGGAAACGAGGAAGAAAGGGAAGGAGTGTCGTCGTATACAGCTTCTAAcaactaatgttttttttttgtttattttgagtTTCCCTCATATTTCTTCTCTCTTTGTGCATTGTtgtgttgattatttttttttcttttagattttTTGTCATTGAAGAGATATTATTGTTAGCGAAAATTTTGGGTTGTgtgtcttttgatttttgttgtaTTATGTGCTATTTATGAGTTCTCTTTGACAAGGAGCATAATAATGACTCAATtgaatttttcctttaataatGTTAACCattgatagtttttttatttattgtagagGTCGTACTAAAGCCATAGGAGGTGTAGCATCCCAATTTTCATACCTTGAAAAGtttctagtaaaaaaaaagctaacgtttgaattataattaatgttatagcATTTTAAGTAATGAAataatttgtgtgtgtgtgtgatataCTTGAATGGATAAGTGTTCTAGAATTTTAATTCTAAGTTTAAGAAGATGTGTTTTAAGCCTAAAAAGCCTTGGTCAACATCCAGTCAACCAGCCAAAGAAAAGTCAAAGTAAGATAATCTTctcattaatgatatttttgtaattatgtgattttttaagttaaaaattatttttatccttgataaaattagtttaattataattaataactttcatctttttatttCAAAGAAGTGTTTTATTatgcattaataattaatttattgagcATAATTAGTGTTTTAATGATagaaaattcatttaaatatgGATTTGAGTGATTCCAAAGGCCTTGAactcataaaattatttgtgacAATATGGTTTGTTTATtggattcaaattaattaaaatataatgtttagACATGtccaaaaatgttttttttcaaaaaaatatttcggGAATGACTAAGTCCCTAGACTTAATTTTGAAGCCTCTATATAAGTAAGACCCCTCACCCTAGGATTTGGTGGCAAATTTTTAGGAGAGAGAAAGGGAGTCTTGGTGCTTGGTTTATGAGAGGTAGGTCTCTCTCCCATTTCTCTTGGGATTTCTCCTTctaatcttttcctttttccttgcatttttttttatatgtggtAGAGTTTCTCAAGGGCTACAAGTGGGTGGTCCATTTTTCCATTTTAAGCATGTAGATATTTGGAACCAAGGTAAGGGGAAGTTTTTCCAAATCCTTGGGGTATATGTATGGTTGCAATAGGTAGagctttaatttttatgttgtgtattttttgtattttcctctatCAACGCCATTGGAattgttgtgttttttatttgatgttttgGATGCCAAACTTGGTGATAACTATGAAATCTAAGTTTAATTGATAgccaattttgaataaaaatgatTAGAATTCCTTTACTTTACTGTTATTTTAAATGGAATAATGAggattttaatatcattttaatttttgaccaTCAGGATCAAAAGAAGGAAATTACAAGTGCTTTGGaggaaaaattgatgcaaaaataagaaaaaaaagttgaagataAGGACAGCTCGCTTAGCACACAAGACAAGCCTAACACATCTTCTCACTTAGCGGCAACTCAAGCTTAGCGCGTAGAAGGTCCACGAAGAAGCCCAAAGGCTGGCTTAGCGTGAATCCCACGCTTAGCGAGTGATCACCTTGCTAAGCCCAGACATTGTCGCGCTTAGCCTGTGATCACCCTGCTAAGCCCAGAAGGGTGCGCTTAGTGCTAGGTCGCATAAATTTTATGCCACcttaggcctataaaaggagtaaGACGCAAAGGAGAAAGGCACTCCGAGACTTAGAGTTCTTTATTGAATACACCTAAAGCCTAAGCTTCTCAAATAGGGGAAACCCTCCATCTCTAACCATTCTCCCCTACTTTTACATTATCcatccctcttcttcttctatccacatcagcccctaaagtgtaaagtctctcatggcaatgagaggctaaaccctcaGTGTTGGGAGCCTAGCAGTTAATGCCCTTGTAATGTAATATTTCCTTACTATCTATTGAATGCAAtgccaatttttattgtttctttccaacactttattttcattgtcgTGGTCTGATCATCCATGCATCTATTTAGGGATTaggcattggaaaatgtttaatttctaaataattGGGAAAGGGCATCTAAACAAATCATTGCTAAGGATAGAGTGGTATTATTTAGCCCATGCTTACATATCTAAACTTCAtgcaatttattgttttatctcTACAAAggaatttggaaaaaaattgataaattaggctcttcaaCGTGAGAGATCAGGGTTGAGTATCTTAGTAGATGTAGGTGGAaattgaaataacattaaatagagaaacacATTAATATTGCATCAAGGGTAGTTAGGCATGTTTGGccccaacatatttaaattttgaattcatctCTCACATTCAaatcattgtttatttttcttgtctttttatcttttacttttgcccttttaatttttcatttacaatTCCTTATCTCTTTTTACTCTATCAATTGCTTCAAAATTAGGTATACATCAACTCAAGTACAAATAAAGTCCTCGTGGATTCAACACTTGGACTTCCGAGTAAGTTTTACTACTTGAGACAAAACTGGTTCATTTTCCAATGAGTTAACACTTGGGTTCCTTGACCCAAAAGCCTAGGAAAGCATATAAATTttgttggatttggatttgtgtagcaaaagttatgtaaaaaaatcaagttttggACCTTTTTAGGGTGATTTTGCACTATTTCGGGAAAAATGAAATTGGGGCTGAAATTGGGACTTTAGGACTCCAAAAATGGATTTATAATGCATGAAAACTTAGAGAAACATATAGAGTTTTTGAAAATTGAACTTTTATGTCAATGGGAAAAATTACTTCTAAATTATGCTTttatcatgaaattgtgattttcTAGACAAAAAGTGCATGGTAGAATTTTAATACTTCAATCATGTATGGtatgaataacaagatgaattATGGTTTATATGGAAATGAGACAAAGATACTGAGAGATGGTGATGGTCTGGATGTGATTACTAACTTCCTTAAGTCCATTGAGTTATATCACATCGATGGACCAGATGTGATGGTCATCAACTTTTGTCTTGCTAGTGAATGTGTCCTTATGCATGCTTATCCGACCGAGACtcactttatatatatgtattctaCTCTATTGTCGAACCTACATCTTATTATCCCTTTTGATAAGTTTGACATAGATGCTTTTCAAGAACTTAAAATTGCCCCCACCTAGTTGCATCTGAATGTCTGGGCAACCATATGTACTTTCAATGTTTTATATGATGAGTTCTTTATTACTCCTACTGCTTCCAAATTCCTTCATCACTATAATGTGAAGGTAAACAAAAAGGGGGATTAGGTTTCTCTTATCGACATTCTCGGATAGGCTATTATCGACACGTATACGAcctcttataaaattttaagggTCACTTTATTAGAGTTCGTCCCAATGCCCAGTCTATGCCGAATAATTTTACTCGGCAAGGAGAAACTCGTTTTCCTTTTTAATGGAATTCCTCCCCTAATAAGGATATCACAAAACATGTGGTACATGTAACACGCCTAATTGTTGACTTCTCGGTGACTCTCGCATTACAACACTTCACACGGTGACACTTCACTCAACATTATTGTTTGTCATAACCCTCTACCAGACAGAAGCCTCCATAGCCCATTTCGAGGCATTGACTACCAGCTCTAATATCGCTTGACTGCTCTCAAGATCATTGACTATCCCCACAAACCAACATGAGACTTTTCAACGTGCTTTGTTCTCATTCACATACTTTCTGAGAAACTTCCCAGAAGGTCACCCATCTCATAACTACTCCAAGTCAAACACGCTTAATTGTAGAGTTTTTAAGTGATAGGCTACCAAAAAGTAGATGTATCTTGTTAGTATAGAtagtaccaattaattcctttaagtcaTTGTCAACTATATAGTCCTATACCTGTATAATTTCTAGATTCCTCTCATTTTGGTGTGATTCGTTCGAAGTGTTACAGTATTCATGTGTCCCTCCTACTAGGAAGATATGGTTGTACTTCATAAGTTCCCCAAGGCTCTTAACCTTGTGATAGTGGGTTCGAGCCCTATGGTAGGCATTGAATGTTCTTACCGAATTTGGTAGAACCTCCTCACGATGGTTCTCCTCCATGAGCTTCTCCATGAACAGTGGTGGGATGTATTTGCAAAAACACTCTGATACTCAAGTTAGCGGAATAGAACTACATATGTATTAGAATATAGGTTGAATTAAGAGTTGGTTTAGTTGAACATTGATGATTCTCTTTTATAGAGGTGAAATTGGATGATAAGATCTCAATTTTCCTTCTAAGATAATgtaaataaggaaaaatatgattttatcttatctttcctataataacaaataatatccAATTTTAAGGGATATCTCTATCTTTCTAGTAAAAGTTAGAGTTTTCCTCGTACCATAATTATATCTGTCAAATTCTCTAAATCCGAATAGCCAACTCAGTTGACCACTGAGTACGAAGGCTTGTCGAATCCAAGTAATATAATTCCTTTCATGTAAAGATGTGTGCTCTGTAgcaaaaaattccaaaattagCCTAATCGTAATCGGCTAATCACAAACCATATCAAACCAAATAGTAACTTAACACTTGTAAATTTTTGGCTAAAATGCAATTTTATCCTATTTTCATAAATTCACCATTTTAGTTAtcgtattttttaattgagacatttgacctctcacttttttaaaaaaataataattttagttccccattttttaattgagatatttcgtcctctcctttcaaaaatttgtaattttaattcccATGATGAATCTCAAATGCCTAACATGTGTACTTCTTTAATAATGATTGACACATCCTTGTCTATTAGGcacacaataattttttttatttaattactaataagtttaatttataaaaataaataaattataattaacaatTGAAATTGGCCAtgcaactaaaattataattttaaaaaaaaataggaatcaaAATGtcttaattgaaataaaaaaaattaaaattataaattttaaaaaataaaaatatcttaattacaaaattaaaaaactaaaatcatataaatttcagaaaataaagaaaCCAACTATTAGCCtaaattttttatccatttaAGAGAGACTCGCAGCATGTGACATGACGTGGAACAACGCAACCTGCAGCAGTGCAGGCACTGCGTAAGTTCGGTGTTAATTATCCTTAATAAATGCAAAGGATAACGTGGATGTGGATAATGTTTTCGTTTTtagtaactttttctttttccatgaaATGAAAATGGATAAAGTTTACAAGcatcattattttttgtcaattCTTTACCTTTTACAATGACACGGTCACACGGATAGCAACGCCAACCCAGAAAAGACCCCACCAACCACATTTCTATTAAGTTTGGAAGCATTCACAAgaaaataacactttttttGTCTGTTGAATCTTGCGCTTTTAGCTTTTATCCATTGAATAGCAAGAGACCCCTTTTGTTCCCTTTtgttttttagtcctttaaacaTTCTTGGCTTCTTTGCAGAGCTGGAATTTTCACTCTTCAACCCATTGTTTTGATCccaaatcagaaaaaaaaataaaaaattgggtTTGATATGATCCGTAAGCTGAAAGGCTGAAACTAGTATCATTGGAGACACCCTTTTTCATCTCATAATTTGAGGTTGATCAACGAGATCGTTTCGTTCAGAGTTCAGACTAATCATGGCGTGTTCCTTGAACAGTGTTTTCCGTGTTCCTGACTTGAATGAGAGCATGTTTGGTTCCAGAACCAAAGGGGCTTTAGTGCCTTGTCCTTCAAAAACTGGCAAAGTTAAATCATGGGGTTGTTCTGTTTTGAGTAATGCTTTCATGGGAAAATCCATTTCTCTTGATGAAAAGGGTTCAGGATGTTGCAACTCAAAATCCTCCAGTAATATCCCTGTTCATGTATGTTGAAGCTTTGCTTTCTGGGTATTTCACCAAAATctattgttttttctctctctctctcttaatcTTGAACCTCTACCTTTTTGTTTCAGGCACAAGCAACAATTTGTGTTAGCAAGGCTTTGAAGTGGTGGAAGAAGACCCTAAAGCCTAATATGATTGAGATCCATTCAGCACAAGAACTGGTCCATTCTTTGGTCAACGCTGGCGATTCATTGCTTGTGGTTGATTTCTATTCACCTGGTTGTGGAGGCTGCAAAGCCCTTCATCCTAAggtatgtttgtttttgttgtttggtgTTGGAAAAAtcatattcttaaaattttctattactaacaaaattcttcattttttttgctAGTTTTTTCGTTTTTTGTTACAATATTTGACTTGGTTTCATCATGCGTGACTAGATCTGTCAAATAGCTGAATTGTACCCAAATGCAACCTTTCTGAAAGTCAATTACGAGGAACTGAAAACAATGTGTCACGGTTTACGAATTCACGTGTTACCCTTCTTCAGGTTCTATAGAGGTTCGGAGGGTCGAGTTTGTAGCTTCAGCTGTACCAATGCCACTGTAAGAATTTGATTGATAcagttctcatttttttttgtctttttttcaaaatttatttttatgtatatgaATATGTTGTTTCACAGATCAAGAAATTTAAGGACGCTTTGGCAAAGCATGGGAGTGAACGGTGTAGTTTTGGTCCAACAAAAGGTTTGGAAgaatccgagttaaaaatttTGGCTTCTATTGGTGAAATTAATTCTTCTCCGTTACTATGTCCTAAGCTAGGGAAATTGGAAGATTTGGTTATGGAGAGCCATGATTTTTCTGGGGTTTGGAGCATGGAAAGTAATAGCAGGGGAATTATGCTGGATGctatatattgatttattttcaaactaGCTAGTAGGGCATTTATTTTGCCATCTTACAGAATGAAGATTATAATGGAGTAAAGCAGTTCCATATAATTTGTTTTCCTAAAATATttactgttttttattttttctgtaaattattattttattatttttttttggaggggCTTGTAACATTATTTTGGTTGGATTTGAGCCCTACAATTTTGCAAGTGCTGCTGGGATACTATCTTCTGTATCTGAACCCTctcagaatttttttaatagttctCTAAATCATCTTAAAAGTGGTATGGCTCATTGAATCTTTACGATCGATTGTTAGGCAGAGTTTCTTGTTCAAAATAATTTCATTCTGAGGGAGAAAAGAAGATTTACTATATTCACATTTAATGAGAAGGCTACCTCTTCTATTATTTGAGAGGCATGATTTATGTTAAGTTCTATAAAATGATGATCTAGTTTTGAAACTGAAGATGCTTCCTGAATTAAGTAATCTGCATGTACATATGAATTTGGCGTTATTCATTTAGGTTTGTACTTTGTAATTTGTTAGGAAATTACTCAAATCAGTACATTCATTTAGTTTCATTCACTTAATACAAGCTTTGTTGTGCGCGAGAGGACCCGTGTACGGCCTAGACTTCGAGGGCAAGGCGCCTCCTGAGCTAAAATACTAGATCTTACGTAAAAATgattcttctctcttcttcattAATGCGTAAAAGCTTTTATTTATACACAAGTTCAGCTGAGTGTTAACTATCACTCAACGTCCAGATACGGTTACAACGGTATCGCAACACTAACGGTATCGCAACTAACCCATGACTAACCACATGCATGTATTCTCTCTCCTGCATTACTATAGTTAGTTGCACGAAGTCCCTCAGATGCTTAGGGCATGTACTGCAGCGTCTGGGTTGTGTAGAAGGTGTGGTGGGTTCTGGAGCCTTCTCATTGAGACTAACAATATCGTCCCCTGGGAAAATCACCTTGCCCTCAAG encodes the following:
- the LOC114409708 gene encoding thioredoxin-like 1-2, chloroplastic, translated to MACSLNSVFRVPDLNESMFGSRTKGALVPCPSKTGKVKSWGCSVLSNAFMGKSISLDEKGSGCCNSKSSSNIPVHAQATICVSKALKWWKKTLKPNMIEIHSAQELVHSLVNAGDSLLVVDFYSPGCGGCKALHPKICQIAELYPNATFLKVNYEELKTMCHGLRIHVLPFFRFYRGSEGRVCSFSCTNATIKKFKDALAKHGSERCSFGPTKGLEESELKILASIGEINSSPLLCPKLGKLEDLVMESHDFSGVWSMESNSRGIMLDAIY